CTCGCCTTTGCGGGACAAGTCAGTACACAAGCGGGTTTTCTGTGTTCTGGTGGTAGTGTTTCATCGTATATCCTGTCTATACAGAGGGTACACTTTTTCATCACCTTGTCCGCCTCGTCAAACTCTCTGCATCCGTAGGGACAAGACCAGGAGCAGAGCTTACAGCCAATACAGTCATCGTAATTGACAAGCACTATACCATCTTGCTCGCGCTTGTAGCTGGCTCCGGTAGGACAAACAGGTACGCAGGGAGCATCCTGACAGTGAAGACAGGACTTGGGAAGGTGAAAAACTTGTGTGTTTGGAAACTCACCAGTTTCGTAAGTCATTATTCTGTTGTACCAAACACCGTGCGGTTCTCTTCCGTAAGGGTCAAAGTCCGAAAGGGGACCAAAAGCAGCCTGCGTGTTCCACTCTTTGCAGTTTGTAGCACAAGCGTGGCAACCAACGCAGGTGTTTAGGTCTATCACCAAAGCAAACTGCGCCATATTAAGCCTCCTGTTTTACAAGTATTTGCCTCAAAGATAAAAGATGTTGAAAGAGCTTAGCAGAAAGATCTTTCATAGCTTTAAGGTTTTGCTCATCACTATCCTTTTTTTGTGTGGGGTCTATTTGCATGCTGATCTTGTGAAACTCACAGTGTATCTCCTCTATATTTTCTACTATAGCCTTTATATCCTCCGGAAGCTGGTCTTTTATAGGTGCTACACACTCGTCCCACTTTCTGCCAAAATTACAGCTATGGCAGTCCTTGTGTTCAAACCTTGTGCCTTCCTTCAGTGCCTTTTCCAATTTGTTGATGTAGATGGAGTGCTGAGAGATGAAAATATCTATATCTTTCACAAACTCAGTAAGCTTAGTCAAAGACATCTTGCACCTCCATCTTTATTCAAACACCTCTTTGAGGTCTAAATCTACTCCCAGAAGCTCAGACCTGACCATACCTTCTCCCTTGGCTTTGGATAAAAGTTTAAATCCCTCTTGAGAGTTTGCGTAAACTTCAAAGGTCTTTCTCTTTGGGTCTACAATCCAATATTCCTTAACGCCTGAGCGCTCATAAACTTCCTTTTTCTCTAAAAGGTCGTAGTAAGCAGTAGAAGGTGAAAGTATTTCCACCACAATGTCAGGTGGTCCCTCTATGCCTCTCTGTGTTATCTTTGCTTTTGAGCCTTCAAGCAACACTACTATATCAGGTTGGTATGCGTTCTCTTGGTCCAAATATACATCTACAGGAGCGTATAGTACTTTGCCTTTTTTAGTCTTTTTGACTATATCGTAAAGCTTATAGCTCAAGTTTATACTAACTTCCTGATGTTCAGGTGAAGGTGCTGGACTCATAATGAGCTCTCCTTCTATCAGTTGGTATGGACTGCCTTCTGGAAGTTTCTCATAGTCCTCAATAG
This DNA window, taken from Hydrogenobacter hydrogenophilus, encodes the following:
- the sreB gene encoding sulfur reductase subunit SreB, yielding MAQFALVIDLNTCVGCHACATNCKEWNTQAAFGPLSDFDPYGREPHGVWYNRIMTYETGEFPNTQVFHLPKSCLHCQDAPCVPVCPTGASYKREQDGIVLVNYDDCIGCKLCSWSCPYGCREFDEADKVMKKCTLCIDRIYDETLPPEHRKPACVLTCPAKARFFGDIEDPNSEVYKVIKERNGFVLFPDMGTNPANHYLPRTETKVHIDEHILKPDNPLFLEVIQKHYKGG
- a CDS encoding CZB domain-containing protein, coding for MSLTKLTEFVKDIDIFISQHSIYINKLEKALKEGTRFEHKDCHSCNFGRKWDECVAPIKDQLPEDIKAIVENIEEIHCEFHKISMQIDPTQKKDSDEQNLKAMKDLSAKLFQHLLSLRQILVKQEA
- a CDS encoding Uma2 family endonuclease, whose product is MKTLLEKKRYTIEDYEKLPEGSPYQLIEGELIMSPAPSPEHQEVSINLSYKLYDIVKKTKKGKVLYAPVDVYLDQENAYQPDIVVLLEGSKAKITQRGIEGPPDIVVEILSPSTAYYDLLEKKEVYERSGVKEYWIVDPKRKTFEVYANSQEGFKLLSKAKGEGMVRSELLGVDLDLKEVFE